From one Comamonas piscis genomic stretch:
- a CDS encoding acetoacetate--CoA ligase, producing the protein MTTSAPSPLPQIQHYQQWLAQQHGLRFDDYEALHAWSVEQLPDFWRSIWDYYQLESPSPITEVLSDDPMPHARWFSGAQVSLPRQLLRHTAAAQQAGVPAIVSDNELGQVREMAWPELQRQVASVALALRSLGVGQGDRVAAYMPNIPETVVAMLACVSLGAIWSVCAPDMGVAAVVDRFKQIEPKALIAVDGVYYGGKPLDRSAVVQALLAELPTVQHCIAVQSPYAAAPVGSHSWAWATTGQDAQAVAAFEPEWLPFDHPIWIVYSSGTTGLPKPIVHGTGGILLALHVAGLHNDLGASYSDSHAGERFLWYSSTGWVMWNIQVSGLLFGTTITIFDGHPAGSSSQPDWGVLWRFAARHHTTIFGAGAAYYSNCMKAGLEVGAIPGLQQVRTLGSTGSPLAPEVQRWGSAQLQAAGAGEVFWCNISGGTDFCGAFIGGNRSLPQAPGRMQCRWLGHAVEAWNEQGQPVRDEVGELVCTKPIPSMPLYFWNDPGKQRYLDSYFDHWPGIWRHGDWIQINRDGSCVIYGRSDATINRQGLRMGTSEIYNAIEALPEVQDSMVIDLEYLGRDSYMPLFVVLRDGLVLDAAIQGRIEQAIRTALSPRFIPDTIAQVAEVPRTLTGKKLELPIKKLLLGQPAQQVLNPQTMANPGCLPWYEAFAAQHLARHSA; encoded by the coding sequence ATGACCACCTCTGCCCCCTCCCCCCTGCCCCAGATCCAGCACTACCAGCAATGGCTCGCCCAGCAACACGGTCTGCGCTTTGACGACTACGAGGCCCTGCATGCCTGGTCGGTGGAGCAGCTGCCCGATTTCTGGCGCAGCATCTGGGACTATTACCAGCTTGAATCGCCCAGCCCGATTACCGAGGTGCTGAGCGACGACCCGATGCCCCATGCGCGCTGGTTCAGCGGCGCCCAGGTCAGCTTGCCGCGCCAGTTGCTGCGCCATACGGCGGCCGCCCAGCAAGCAGGGGTGCCGGCGATCGTCAGCGACAACGAGCTGGGCCAGGTGCGCGAGATGGCCTGGCCCGAGCTGCAGCGCCAGGTGGCCTCCGTGGCGCTGGCGCTGCGCAGCCTGGGCGTGGGCCAGGGCGACCGGGTGGCCGCCTATATGCCCAATATCCCCGAGACGGTGGTCGCCATGCTGGCCTGCGTCAGCCTGGGCGCCATCTGGAGCGTCTGCGCCCCCGACATGGGCGTGGCTGCCGTGGTGGACCGCTTCAAGCAGATCGAGCCCAAGGCCTTGATCGCCGTTGATGGTGTGTACTACGGCGGCAAGCCGCTGGACCGCAGCGCGGTGGTGCAGGCGCTGTTGGCCGAGCTGCCGACGGTGCAGCACTGCATCGCCGTGCAAAGCCCTTATGCCGCCGCACCGGTAGGCAGCCACAGCTGGGCATGGGCCACCACCGGCCAGGATGCCCAGGCCGTGGCGGCCTTCGAGCCCGAATGGCTGCCTTTTGACCACCCGATCTGGATCGTCTACTCCAGTGGCACCACCGGCCTGCCCAAACCCATCGTGCACGGCACTGGCGGCATCTTGCTGGCTCTGCATGTGGCAGGGCTGCACAACGACCTGGGCGCCAGCTACAGCGACAGCCATGCCGGCGAGCGCTTTCTCTGGTACAGCTCCACCGGCTGGGTGATGTGGAACATCCAGGTCAGCGGCCTGCTGTTTGGCACCACCATCACCATTTTTGACGGCCACCCAGCGGGCAGCAGCAGCCAGCCTGACTGGGGCGTGCTCTGGCGCTTTGCAGCGCGCCACCACACCACTATTTTTGGCGCGGGTGCCGCCTATTACAGCAACTGCATGAAGGCTGGTCTGGAGGTGGGCGCCATCCCCGGTCTGCAGCAGGTGCGCACCTTGGGCAGCACTGGATCACCGCTGGCGCCCGAGGTGCAGCGCTGGGGCAGTGCCCAGCTGCAGGCCGCCGGGGCGGGCGAGGTGTTCTGGTGCAATATCTCGGGTGGCACCGATTTTTGTGGCGCGTTTATTGGCGGCAACCGCAGCCTGCCCCAGGCACCCGGCCGCATGCAATGCCGCTGGCTGGGCCATGCGGTCGAAGCCTGGAATGAGCAAGGCCAGCCGGTGCGCGATGAGGTCGGCGAGCTGGTCTGCACCAAGCCGATTCCATCGATGCCGCTGTACTTTTGGAACGACCCGGGCAAGCAGCGCTACCTGGACAGCTATTTTGACCACTGGCCCGGCATCTGGCGCCACGGCGACTGGATACAGATCAACCGCGACGGCAGCTGCGTGATCTATGGCCGCAGCGATGCCACCATCAACCGCCAGGGCCTGCGCATGGGCACCAGCGAGATCTACAACGCCATCGAGGCCTTGCCCGAGGTGCAGGATTCGATGGTCATCGACCTGGAGTACCTGGGCCGCGACAGCTATATGCCGCTGTTTGTGGTGCTGCGCGATGGCCTGGTGCTGGACGCCGCCATCCAGGGCCGCATCGAGCAGGCGATACGCACGGCCCTGTCGCCCCGCTTTATTCCGGACACCATCGCGCAGGTGGCCGAGGTGCCGCGCACCTTGACCGGCAAAAAGCTGGAGCTGCCGATCAAGAAGCTGCTGCTGGGCCAGCCCGCGCAGCAGGTGCTGAACCCGCAAACCATGGCCAACCCCGGTTGCCTGCCCTGGTACGAAGCGTTTGCGGCACAGCATCTGGCACGGCACAGCGCCTAG
- a CDS encoding acyltransferase family protein, translating into MKYNPALDGMRAVAIVLVFLSHAHAPMFDGAFFGVDLFFVLSGFLITSLLLKEHQQSGRLDFWRFYQRRFLRLAPALLLFLAAYWLFAPLIWPGIEDVNKDVLVSALYLADYGIAFFDSPDTLLHMWSLSVEEHFYLIWPPLLVLLLAHTARKQLWRPIMLLVLLMFVWRAYWVADGQHFYEIFFRFDTRATGMLLGSALAAVAVHRPEWMDALHARQKYLLWLLPVLPFAVIGYAWDDAGALLWGFAMVELVAAAIIVAVSKQKGVLFDMLSLPALVWVGKMSYGIYLWHYPVVRLLRAHTDWQWVVILGLPISAALAALSFYTVERWALSWRDRSGSKPVAQPAGSRTA; encoded by the coding sequence ATGAAATACAACCCTGCGCTGGACGGCATGCGCGCAGTGGCGATTGTCCTAGTGTTCCTGTCCCACGCCCATGCGCCCATGTTCGATGGCGCCTTCTTTGGTGTGGACCTGTTCTTTGTGCTCAGCGGCTTTTTGATTACCTCGCTGCTGCTCAAGGAACACCAACAATCGGGCCGGCTCGATTTTTGGCGCTTTTACCAGCGCCGTTTCTTGCGCCTGGCGCCCGCGCTGCTGCTGTTCCTGGCGGCCTACTGGCTGTTTGCCCCGCTGATCTGGCCCGGCATCGAGGATGTCAATAAGGATGTGCTGGTATCGGCGCTGTACCTGGCCGACTATGGTATCGCATTCTTTGACAGCCCGGACACCTTGCTGCACATGTGGTCGCTGTCGGTGGAGGAGCACTTCTACCTGATCTGGCCACCGCTGTTGGTGCTGCTGCTGGCGCATACCGCGCGCAAGCAACTGTGGCGCCCGATCATGCTGCTGGTGCTGCTGATGTTTGTCTGGCGCGCCTACTGGGTCGCCGACGGCCAGCACTTCTACGAGATCTTCTTCCGCTTTGACACCCGCGCCACCGGCATGCTGCTGGGCAGCGCGCTGGCAGCGGTAGCCGTACACCGCCCCGAGTGGATGGACGCCCTGCATGCCCGCCAGAAGTACCTGCTGTGGCTGCTGCCCGTTCTGCCATTTGCGGTGATTGGTTATGCCTGGGATGACGCCGGTGCACTGCTCTGGGGCTTTGCGATGGTGGAGCTGGTGGCTGCTGCGATCATCGTCGCCGTGAGCAAGCAAAAGGGTGTGCTGTTCGATATGCTGAGCCTGCCGGCGCTGGTGTGGGTGGGCAAGATGTCGTACGGCATCTACCTCTGGCACTACCCGGTGGTTCGCCTGCTGCGCGCCCACACCGACTGGCAATGGGTGGTCATTCTGGGCCTGCCGATTTCGGCTGCGTTGGCTGCGCTGTCGTTCTACACGGTGGAGCGTTGGGCATTGTCCTGGCGTGACCGCTCGGGCAGCAAGCCCGTCGCACAGCCTGCGGGCTCGCGTACGGCCTAA
- a CDS encoding DUF4148 domain-containing protein, which yields MNARIFSIAGVAALMLGAGVAQANPFEGDRSIAPPVAATSAVSRADVQAQFVDAQKNGTLLFKGDQLQANAFEKGGSNLTRAEVVKAAHDARVAGTLPEGESFGE from the coding sequence ATGAACGCACGTATTTTCTCGATTGCCGGTGTAGCTGCTTTGATGTTGGGTGCCGGTGTTGCCCAGGCCAACCCCTTTGAAGGCGACCGCTCGATTGCCCCCCCAGTTGCAGCCACCAGCGCCGTGAGCCGCGCCGATGTGCAAGCGCAATTTGTCGATGCGCAAAAGAACGGCACCTTGCTGTTCAAGGGCGACCAGCTGCAAGCCAATGCCTTTGAAAAGGGCGGCAGCAACCTGACCCGAGCCGAGGTGGTGAAAGCCGCCCATGACGCCCGCGTCGCCGGCACCCTGCCTGAAGGCGAAAGCTTCGGCGAATAA
- a CDS encoding ferritin-like domain-containing protein, with protein sequence MLDKSRTPLALDTKRLDAAKKSLEEGAVLPDDSPYREDIIRLLNDSLATELVCILRYKRHHFTATGLESPAIAEEFLVHAQEEQAHADRIATRIVQLGGEPDFNPDSLTGRSHADYNDDMDLHSMIRSNLVAERVAIEAYTQMVDLIGDKDHTTRRLIEQILEQEQEHADELSDWMKKAQ encoded by the coding sequence ATGCTAGATAAATCCCGCACCCCGCTGGCGCTTGATACCAAGCGTCTCGACGCCGCCAAAAAGAGCCTGGAAGAAGGCGCTGTGCTGCCCGATGACTCTCCGTACCGTGAGGACATCATCCGCCTGCTCAACGATTCGCTCGCTACCGAGCTGGTCTGCATCCTGCGCTACAAGCGCCACCACTTCACGGCCACCGGCCTGGAATCGCCTGCGATAGCCGAAGAGTTCCTGGTGCATGCACAAGAAGAGCAGGCCCATGCCGACCGCATCGCGACGCGCATTGTGCAGCTGGGCGGCGAGCCCGACTTCAACCCCGACAGCCTGACCGGCCGCAGCCATGCCGACTACAACGACGACATGGATCTGCACTCGATGATCCGCTCCAACCTGGTGGCAGAGCGCGTCGCCATCGAGGCTTACACCCAGATGGTGGACTTAATTGGCGATAAGGACCACACCACGCGCCGCCTGATCGAGCAGATCCTGGAGCAGGAGCAAGAGCATGCCGATGAGCTGTCTGATTGGATGAAAAAAGCCCAATAA
- a CDS encoding DUF4148 domain-containing protein: MFARNMSALMMAAGLVFAGAASAATTAPVGNGSDYPAYPAAHSTLTRAEVQSQVSEAQRNGSMAVIGDRINTFGAESRTSSLSRAQVQQQAHEALEAGTLPEGESFGE, translated from the coding sequence ATGTTTGCACGCAATATGTCCGCTTTGATGATGGCCGCTGGCCTGGTGTTTGCCGGTGCTGCCAGCGCAGCCACCACCGCCCCCGTGGGCAATGGCTCGGATTACCCTGCCTACCCTGCCGCCCACAGCACCCTGACCCGCGCCGAAGTTCAATCCCAGGTGAGCGAAGCCCAGCGCAACGGCTCGATGGCTGTCATCGGTGACCGCATCAACACTTTCGGTGCAGAAAGCCGCACGTCCAGCCTGAGCCGCGCCCAAGTACAGCAACAAGCCCATGAAGCGCTGGAGGCAGGCACCCTGCCTGAAGGCGAATCCTTCGGCGAATAA
- a CDS encoding DUF924 family protein, whose translation MTDVSAPSPIASADEVLQFWLGAARPSNSEALQHKQQWFSKSDELDARIRQRFEPAVQAALTGRLNGWSGGVWDTLARILLLDQFTRNIYRGTPESFAGDPLALQLALGLCDSGQDQELPAVLRVFVYLPLEHAEDRALQQRSVDLFSQLRDANPEPAELQTYLQGTWDYALRHQAVIARFGRFPHRNAILGRSSTEEEQAYLAQPGAGF comes from the coding sequence ATGACCGACGTTTCCGCGCCCTCGCCAATTGCCTCCGCTGACGAGGTGCTGCAATTCTGGTTGGGGGCCGCCCGCCCCAGCAACAGCGAGGCGCTGCAGCACAAGCAGCAGTGGTTCAGCAAGTCGGATGAACTCGATGCCCGCATCCGCCAGCGTTTCGAGCCGGCGGTACAAGCGGCGCTGACCGGTCGCTTGAACGGATGGAGCGGCGGTGTCTGGGACACGCTGGCACGCATCCTCTTGCTCGACCAGTTCACCCGCAATATCTACCGAGGCACCCCCGAATCCTTTGCGGGCGACCCATTGGCACTGCAGTTGGCGCTGGGCCTGTGCGACAGCGGCCAGGACCAGGAACTGCCTGCGGTTTTGCGTGTTTTTGTGTATTTGCCGCTGGAGCATGCCGAGGACCGGGCGCTGCAGCAGCGCAGCGTGGATCTGTTCAGCCAGCTGCGCGATGCCAACCCTGAGCCCGCCGAGCTGCAAACCTATTTGCAAGGCACTTGGGACTACGCCTTGCGCCACCAGGCCGTCATCGCACGTTTTGGCCGTTTTCCGCACCGCAATGCCATTTTGGGCCGCAGCAGCACGGAGGAAGAGCAGGCCTATCTGGCCCAGCCCGGAGCCGGTTTCTGA
- a CDS encoding tRNA-uridine aminocarboxypropyltransferase, with amino-acid sequence MAPVSSQPSSPTASAAGTLAPHAVSRLRAERLQRSTRPFLARGGPKGERCEGCRLRPSHCLCALRPIQATTAGICLLMHDIEALKPSNTGWLIADVVAETFAFAWTRTAVDAGLETLLADPQWQPYVVFPQEFVREPGRAVQQLAQPQVHAMGARRPLFILLDATWPEARKMFRKSPYLDRFPVLSLHPEQLSRYQLRRSKRDDHFCTAEVAALCLDLAGDLRAAQTLETYLDIYTHHYLQAKHQLPPDWSSAAHQQLQSLQNAV; translated from the coding sequence AGCGCCGCTGGCACCCTCGCCCCCCATGCCGTATCGCGCCTGCGCGCCGAGCGCCTGCAGCGCAGCACCCGCCCCTTCCTGGCCCGTGGCGGCCCCAAGGGTGAGCGCTGCGAAGGCTGCCGGCTGCGTCCCAGCCATTGCCTGTGCGCGCTGCGCCCCATTCAGGCCACGACAGCGGGTATCTGCCTGCTGATGCACGATATCGAGGCCCTCAAGCCCAGCAACACCGGCTGGCTGATTGCCGATGTGGTGGCGGAGACCTTTGCATTTGCCTGGACCCGCACGGCGGTGGATGCGGGGCTTGAAACCCTGCTGGCCGATCCGCAATGGCAGCCCTATGTGGTGTTTCCCCAGGAGTTTGTACGCGAGCCGGGCCGCGCGGTGCAGCAGCTGGCGCAGCCGCAAGTGCATGCGATGGGTGCCCGCCGGCCGCTGTTCATCCTGCTCGATGCCACCTGGCCAGAAGCGCGCAAGATGTTTCGCAAAAGCCCCTATCTGGACCGCTTTCCGGTGCTGAGCCTGCACCCGGAGCAACTATCGCGCTACCAGCTGCGCCGCTCCAAGCGCGATGACCATTTCTGCACTGCCGAGGTCGCTGCGCTTTGCCTGGATCTGGCTGGCGACCTGCGTGCGGCCCAGACCCTGGAAACCTACCTCGACATCTACACCCACCACTACCTGCAGGCCAAGCACCAGCTGCCGCCCGATTGGAGCAGTGCAGCGCACCAGCAGCTCCAGAGCCTGCAAAACGCTGTGTGA